DNA sequence from the Deferribacterota bacterium genome:
TGTAGCTAGAGCCTGAAAGGGGGTAATATTACCTTCACCCTTTGATTTTCTACCACTAAATACAAGCTTTAAGGCAGCCGGTAATAACCTAATCTGAATAAACCTCAATTGATAACTCATCCAAATACCTGTTCCAATCAATAAGATTAGTAAAACAGGCCCCCACACAAAATTTGAAATCTTTGAAATTATCAGATTAATATTCATTATAATTAAAAATATATAACTGTTTTTTTAATATAATACAAGTTAAAATTAAATTAATATTGACAAATTTTATCTAATAATATAGTTAGCATTAGTTAATGAAAAAAAACAAAATACTAAAAATAGATAGAGAACATATCTGGCACCCCTACGATTCAATCACAGATAAGTCAAAAACCTATGAAGTAAAGAAAGCTTATAAATCAACTATTGAACTTTCAGATGGTAGAAAACTCATAGACGGGATGAGCTCCTGGTGGAGTTGCATCCATGGGTATAATAATAAATATATAAATAAGGCCTTAAACAAGCAAATAAACAAATTCTCTCATATTATGTTTGGTGGCTTCACCCATAAACCAGCTGCAAAACTAGCAATAAACCTTAAAAAAATATTAAATAAAGATTTTGATACCTTCTTTTATTGTGATTCTGGCTCAGTTGCCGTTGAAATTGCTGTAAAAATGGCCTTTCAATATCATATGGGAATGGGAAATTATAAAAAAAATAAAATACTTTCCTTTGAGCGCGCTTATCATGGGGATACCTTTATGGCAATGTCTCTATGTGATCCAATAAATAGTATGCATTCAAAGTTCTCTAATATATTACCCCATAATATTAACTCACCAGCTCCAAAATCAAGATTTAATGCTAAATACGAA
Encoded proteins:
- a CDS encoding aminotransferase class III-fold pyridoxal phosphate-dependent enzyme — protein: MKKNKILKIDREHIWHPYDSITDKSKTYEVKKAYKSTIELSDGRKLIDGMSSWWSCIHGYNNKYINKALNKQINKFSHIMFGGFTHKPAAKLAINLKKILNKDFDTFFYCDSGSVAVEIAVKMAFQYHMGMGNYKKNKILSFERAYHGDTFMAMSLCDPINSMHSKFSNILPHNINSPAPKSRFNAKYEDDHIYTEKIVEENIDELAAIIIEPIVQGAGGMYFYNSEFLNNLKRICDKYGLLLIFDEIATGFGRTG